A DNA window from Christiangramia salexigens contains the following coding sequences:
- the acs gene encoding acetate--CoA ligase: MSSYHIKNLEEYFQVYRKSIREPENFWQEIAEEHFVWRKKWDNVLSWDFSKPEVKWFENAKLNITENCIDRHLLTKGDKTAIIWEPNDTEEKAVKISYRELHEKVNQFANVLKANGIEKGDRVCIYLPMIPELTYAVLACARIGAIHSVVFAGFSSSALATRTNDADCKLLITSDGSFRGDKTIDLKKIVDKALEECPGVQTVLVAKRTGGEVNMKEGRDKWLQPLMEESSTKCDPEIMDAEDPLFILYTSGSTGTPKGMLHTTAGYMVYSAYTFKNIFNYQNDDVYWCTADIGWITGHSYIVYGPLLNGATTVMFEGVPSYPDFGRFWEIVEKHKINQFYTAPTAIRALAKRNLEFVEKYDLSSLKVLGTVGEPINEEAWHWYNDNIGKNKSPIVDTWWQTETGGIMISPIPFATPTKPTFATLPFPGIQPALMDENGQELEGHQVDGRLCIKFPWPSMARTIWGNHDRYRDTYFSAFKDKYFTGDGALRDEVGYYRITGRVDDVIIVSGHNLGTAPIEDAINEHPAVAESAIVGFPHDVKGNALYGFVILKEVGETRKKENLIKEINQQIADKIGPIAKPDKIQFVDGLPKTRSGKIMRRILRKIASKDTSNLGDTSTLLNPEVVQDIIHGAL; encoded by the coding sequence ATGAGTAGTTACCACATAAAAAACCTGGAAGAATATTTTCAGGTTTACAGAAAGTCAATTAGAGAGCCGGAGAATTTTTGGCAGGAAATAGCAGAGGAGCATTTTGTTTGGCGGAAAAAGTGGGATAATGTACTGAGCTGGGATTTCTCAAAACCAGAAGTAAAATGGTTCGAAAATGCAAAACTTAATATTACAGAGAATTGTATAGACAGGCATCTTCTAACCAAAGGTGATAAAACTGCAATTATCTGGGAGCCTAATGACACCGAAGAAAAAGCGGTTAAAATTTCATACAGGGAACTTCATGAGAAGGTTAATCAATTTGCGAATGTTCTAAAAGCTAACGGCATTGAGAAAGGAGACAGGGTTTGTATCTATTTGCCAATGATCCCGGAATTGACCTATGCAGTATTGGCTTGCGCAAGAATTGGAGCTATTCATTCGGTTGTTTTTGCGGGCTTTTCGTCCTCTGCCCTTGCAACCCGAACGAATGATGCAGATTGTAAATTATTGATCACCTCCGATGGGTCTTTCCGCGGTGATAAAACCATAGATCTTAAAAAAATTGTAGATAAGGCTTTGGAAGAATGCCCTGGTGTACAAACGGTTCTGGTAGCTAAAAGAACAGGAGGCGAAGTTAATATGAAGGAGGGGCGTGATAAATGGCTTCAACCTTTAATGGAAGAGTCTTCAACCAAATGTGATCCCGAAATTATGGATGCCGAAGATCCTCTGTTTATCCTCTATACTTCAGGTTCTACTGGAACTCCAAAGGGGATGTTGCATACCACAGCAGGGTATATGGTCTATTCAGCCTATACGTTTAAGAATATTTTTAATTATCAGAATGACGATGTGTACTGGTGCACAGCAGATATTGGTTGGATAACGGGGCATTCATATATCGTCTATGGCCCGCTACTGAATGGTGCCACCACAGTGATGTTTGAAGGTGTGCCTTCCTATCCGGATTTTGGAAGATTCTGGGAAATCGTTGAGAAACATAAGATCAATCAATTTTATACCGCCCCAACTGCGATTAGGGCGTTAGCAAAACGAAATCTTGAATTCGTAGAAAAATATGATTTGTCTTCCCTAAAAGTTTTAGGTACAGTTGGTGAACCGATCAATGAAGAAGCCTGGCACTGGTATAATGACAATATAGGAAAGAACAAAAGTCCGATAGTAGATACCTGGTGGCAGACAGAAACCGGTGGGATCATGATCTCGCCAATTCCTTTTGCGACCCCTACAAAACCGACTTTTGCTACTTTGCCATTTCCCGGGATTCAGCCCGCGCTAATGGACGAGAATGGCCAGGAATTAGAAGGTCATCAGGTAGATGGAAGATTATGTATCAAGTTCCCGTGGCCTTCTATGGCGAGAACAATTTGGGGAAATCATGACAGATATCGTGACACCTATTTTTCAGCATTTAAAGACAAATACTTTACAGGTGATGGTGCCTTGCGTGATGAGGTTGGATATTACCGAATTACAGGTAGAGTAGATGATGTGATCATAGTTTCAGGTCATAATCTTGGAACTGCACCTATAGAAGATGCAATCAATGAACATCCTGCGGTGGCAGAATCTGCTATTGTTGGATTTCCTCACGATGTGAAAGGAAATGCCTTATATGGCTTTGTTATTTTGAAAGAGGTTGGCGAAACCAGGAAAAAGGAGAATTTAATAAAAGAGATTAATCAGCAGATCGCAGATAAAATAGGCCCCATTGCAAAACCGGATAAGATCCAATTCGTTGATGGGCTACCAAAAACCCGAAGCGGGAAGATCATGCGAAGGATCTTAAGAAAGATCGCTTCAAAAGATACCTCAAACCTGGGAGATACATCTACCTTACTGAATCCTGAAGTTGTGCAGGATATCATTCACGGAGCACTATAA
- the gldF gene encoding gliding motility-associated ABC transporter permease subunit GldF → MLAILNKEIRSFFSSISGYLVIGIFLLVSSLFLFVFSGSYNILDAGFADLKPFFDLAPWIFIFLIPAISMKSFADEKKMGTMELLLTKPIGLWKLILGKYLGVLLLVIMAIIPSLLFIYTINELGKPEGNWDLGASLGSYLGLILLGGCYSAIGIFASSLSSNQIVSFLLSVFLCFFCFYAFEALGEINFLGSSGYILESFGINFHYKSISRGVIDTRDLIYFVSLIFLFLKLTQMTLRNEKNLS, encoded by the coding sequence ATGCTTGCCATCTTAAATAAAGAAATACGATCCTTTTTCTCTTCCATTTCAGGATACCTTGTGATTGGTATTTTTCTTCTGGTAAGTTCACTTTTTCTATTCGTATTCTCTGGCAGTTATAACATACTGGATGCAGGCTTTGCCGATCTAAAACCATTTTTTGATCTGGCACCATGGATCTTCATCTTCCTTATACCGGCTATCAGCATGAAATCATTTGCCGATGAGAAGAAAATGGGAACGATGGAGTTACTCCTCACTAAACCCATAGGACTTTGGAAATTAATCCTGGGTAAATATCTTGGAGTGTTGTTATTGGTGATCATGGCTATCATACCCAGCCTATTATTCATTTATACCATAAACGAATTAGGAAAGCCTGAAGGTAACTGGGATCTGGGTGCCAGCTTAGGATCTTATCTTGGTCTAATCTTGTTAGGTGGATGTTATTCCGCTATCGGGATCTTTGCTTCCAGCCTTTCGTCTAATCAGATCGTTTCCTTTTTACTTAGTGTATTCCTTTGCTTCTTTTGTTTTTATGCTTTTGAAGCCTTGGGTGAGATCAATTTTCTTGGAAGCTCTGGTTATATTTTAGAATCTTTCGGAATTAATTTTCATTATAAAAGCATTAGTCGCGGTGTAATTGACACCCGGGATCTTATCTACTTTGTGAGTTTAATATTCCTCTTTCTGAAACTTACTCAGATGACACTTAGAAACGAAAAAAATCTTAGTTAG
- a CDS encoding putative quinol monooxygenase, whose product MFVRIVKMGFEPDKIDQFLQNFEENKTKIRGFEGCEFLELYRDKHNTNRFFTYSYWKDEEALENYRHSELFKNVWAATKVLFNEKPEAWSVDKIDTLDS is encoded by the coding sequence ATGTTTGTAAGAATAGTGAAAATGGGGTTTGAACCGGATAAAATAGATCAGTTCCTTCAGAATTTTGAAGAGAACAAAACTAAGATCAGAGGTTTTGAAGGTTGTGAATTTCTGGAACTCTATAGAGATAAACACAATACGAATCGTTTTTTCACGTATAGTTACTGGAAAGATGAAGAAGCTCTGGAAAATTATCGTCATTCTGAGCTTTTTAAAAATGTTTGGGCTGCCACCAAGGTCCTTTTTAATGAAAAACCCGAGGCGTGGAGCGTAGATAAAATCGATACTTTAGACAGTTAG
- a CDS encoding 3'-5' exonuclease: protein MIFDWFKKKEKYSDLPDFWREYSDKFEKKRPEKIEDTRFVVFDTETTGFDFDDDRILSIGAVNVQNKSIEIKDNFEIFLQQDKFNPETVQIHGIIRNEKVNKLSEYEALQKFIEYIEDSVLVAHHAGFDLKMINNALNRQGLPKLKNSILDTAVLYKKTRIISNFIDREKIYSLDEIAEAYNFDLSDRHTASGDAYITALILMRLLGKYYKSKDLRLKDLLKYKV from the coding sequence ATGATCTTCGATTGGTTTAAAAAAAAGGAGAAATACTCAGATCTTCCGGATTTCTGGAGGGAGTATTCAGATAAATTCGAAAAAAAACGACCTGAAAAAATCGAAGACACCAGATTTGTTGTTTTTGATACCGAAACTACGGGATTCGATTTTGATGATGATAGAATCTTAAGTATCGGGGCGGTAAACGTGCAAAATAAAAGCATAGAAATAAAAGATAACTTCGAGATCTTTCTACAGCAGGATAAATTCAATCCCGAAACCGTTCAAATACACGGTATCATCCGGAATGAAAAGGTAAATAAGCTTTCAGAATATGAAGCACTTCAAAAATTCATAGAATATATTGAAGATTCTGTTCTGGTAGCTCATCATGCAGGTTTTGATCTTAAAATGATCAATAATGCGCTTAACAGGCAAGGATTACCCAAGTTAAAGAATAGCATTCTTGATACGGCTGTACTTTATAAGAAAACCAGGATCATATCCAATTTTATTGATCGTGAGAAGATCTACTCTCTGGACGAAATAGCCGAAGCTTATAACTTTGACCTTTCTGACAGGCATACGGCATCTGGGGACGCTTATATCACCGCACTTATTTTAATGAGATTATTAGGAAAGTATTACAAATCCAAAGACTTGCGTTTGAAGGACCTTCTGAAATATAAAGTTTAA
- a CDS encoding PhoH family protein, which produces MNELLIELSEISPREFFGQQNEHIELLKKYFPKLKIVARGSKIRVFGDEEMLEEFDKRFSMLMDHFGKYNKLDENTIERVLTSESEEDYETSHESGETLVHGVSGKAIKAQTANQRKLVELSKKNDLVFAIGPAGTGKTYTGVALAVKALKEKQVKRIILTRPAVEAGENLGFLPGDLKEKLDPYMQPLYDGLRDMIPHEKLETFIEKGIIQIAPLAFMRGRTLDNAFVILDEAQNTTHAQMKMFLTRMGKNAKFVITGDPGQIDLPRRVISGLKEALLILKDVKGVGIVYLDDKDVIRHRLVKKIISAYKTIEHTD; this is translated from the coding sequence TTGAACGAACTTCTTATAGAACTCTCAGAAATCAGCCCACGCGAATTTTTCGGGCAGCAGAATGAACACATTGAACTTTTAAAAAAGTATTTCCCAAAGCTTAAGATCGTTGCCCGTGGCAGTAAGATCAGAGTTTTTGGTGATGAAGAAATGCTTGAAGAATTTGATAAGCGGTTCTCAATGCTAATGGATCATTTTGGAAAATACAACAAGCTGGATGAAAATACCATTGAGCGTGTTTTGACCAGCGAGAGTGAGGAAGATTATGAAACTTCACACGAGAGTGGCGAAACTCTGGTGCATGGAGTGAGCGGGAAAGCGATAAAAGCTCAAACTGCCAACCAGAGAAAGCTTGTAGAACTTTCTAAAAAGAATGATCTGGTTTTTGCCATTGGACCTGCAGGTACCGGTAAAACCTACACCGGTGTGGCACTTGCTGTGAAAGCGCTTAAAGAAAAGCAGGTTAAAAGGATCATACTAACCCGTCCTGCAGTTGAGGCAGGGGAGAACCTTGGATTTTTGCCGGGTGACCTGAAGGAAAAGCTGGATCCATATATGCAGCCATTATATGATGGTCTAAGGGATATGATTCCACATGAGAAACTTGAAACCTTTATTGAAAAAGGGATCATTCAAATTGCTCCATTGGCGTTCATGAGAGGACGAACTCTGGATAATGCTTTTGTGATCCTTGATGAAGCGCAAAACACCACCCATGCCCAAATGAAGATGTTTTTAACCCGTATGGGTAAAAATGCCAAATTTGTTATTACCGGTGATCCGGGCCAGATCGATCTGCCTAGAAGAGTGATCTCGGGACTAAAAGAGGCCCTTCTTATACTAAAGGATGTGAAAGGCGTTGGGATCGTATATCTGGATGACAAAGATGTGATTCGTCACAGACTTGTGAAAAAGATCATTTCGGCTTATAAAACTATTGAACATACAGATTAA
- a CDS encoding SAM hydrolase/SAM-dependent halogenase family protein → MAIITLTTDFGEKDYFAGAVKGAIYSELNDVRIVDISHSVSPFHISEASYIIKNAYKSFPKGSIHIIGIDSELTPENKHLAVKLDEHYFICANNGILSLLASEIKPEKIVEINIHDKIQTNFPVLDVFVKVACHLARGGTLEVIGKSVSDIRYLKQFEPIINSEKDQIIGHVIYIDNYGNVITNISRKLFENVGKGRDFTIKARMVTFNEVHHTYSHAINFNVEKEKRKEEDGKKLAVFNSAGYIELAIYKSNPSTVGSAASLFGLENRDTVTINFE, encoded by the coding sequence ATGGCCATCATTACGTTAACCACCGATTTCGGGGAAAAGGATTACTTCGCTGGTGCGGTTAAAGGTGCTATATATAGTGAGCTAAACGATGTAAGAATTGTTGATATTTCACATTCGGTTTCTCCATTTCATATTAGTGAGGCCTCTTATATTATTAAAAATGCGTATAAGAGCTTTCCAAAAGGCAGCATTCATATTATAGGCATAGATTCTGAACTTACTCCGGAAAACAAGCATCTAGCAGTAAAACTCGATGAGCATTATTTTATCTGCGCGAATAATGGGATCCTCTCCTTATTAGCTTCAGAAATAAAACCAGAGAAGATCGTAGAGATCAATATTCACGATAAGATACAGACCAATTTCCCGGTTCTGGACGTTTTCGTTAAAGTAGCCTGCCATTTAGCTCGTGGCGGCACGCTGGAAGTGATAGGTAAAAGCGTTAGTGATATCAGGTATTTAAAACAGTTCGAACCTATTATTAATTCTGAGAAAGACCAGATCATAGGTCATGTAATTTATATTGATAACTACGGCAATGTTATAACCAATATTTCCAGGAAACTCTTTGAAAATGTTGGCAAAGGAAGAGACTTTACGATCAAGGCCCGTATGGTCACTTTCAATGAAGTACACCACACATATAGTCATGCCATTAATTTTAATGTAGAAAAGGAAAAACGCAAGGAAGAGGATGGCAAAAAACTTGCCGTCTTTAATTCTGCAGGCTATATAGAACTGGCTATTTACAAAAGTAATCCGAGCACCGTGGGTAGTGCCGCGAGTTTATTTGGGCTGGAGAATAGAGACACTGTAACCATAAATTTTGAGTAG
- the gldG gene encoding gliding motility-associated ABC transporter substrate-binding protein GldG: MKFSGQIKSLVILLLILIGANYISSRFYTRIDLTEDQRYSLSPAARSIITDVEEPVIIDVFLEGSFPAEFRRLRNETRMMLEEFAAYNRNIKFNFINPLEDGDDANAIAEEFYNLGMTPARLNVKENGKNSESIIFPWAIANYGDETVKIPLLKNQIGASDEERVSASVQQLEYAFANGISKLIYPKQKKIAMMRGNGELPDANIADFIRSVQEYYYVAPFTLDSAEANPVKTLNDLRKYDLVIESKPTQAYTEKEKYILDQYIMEGGKMLWLAEVTNMETDSLLNEKGTAYTLPRDLNLGDFFFSYGVRLNPELVNDLYSAPIILASGSGNNTRFNPYPWFYSPLTSSPNNHPIINNIEAVKFEYANPIDTLKNDLKKTVLLSSSPKTKLEAVPSRISLEMVGRKPDMASYNSGEKPLAVLLEGKFKSVYKNRIKPFNINKPKELSEPTKMLVISDGDVIKNEVQKGEALELGFQRYTGNTYGNKEFLLNSVNYLLDDNGLIDIRSKEISLAFLDTEKVAENRLKWQLINLIGPLLVLVLFGIAFGFYRRHKYLR; the protein is encoded by the coding sequence GTGAAATTTTCAGGTCAAATAAAATCACTGGTAATACTCCTTTTAATCTTAATTGGAGCCAATTACATATCATCAAGATTTTACACCAGAATAGATCTAACAGAAGACCAGAGGTACAGCCTCTCCCCTGCAGCACGAAGTATTATTACAGATGTGGAGGAGCCGGTGATCATCGATGTATTTCTTGAGGGGAGTTTTCCAGCTGAATTCAGAAGGTTGAGGAATGAGACCAGAATGATGCTTGAAGAATTCGCGGCCTATAACCGGAATATTAAATTCAATTTCATTAACCCATTAGAAGATGGTGATGATGCTAATGCCATAGCCGAAGAATTCTATAATCTGGGAATGACGCCAGCCAGATTGAATGTTAAGGAAAATGGTAAGAATAGTGAAAGTATAATTTTCCCCTGGGCGATAGCGAATTATGGCGATGAAACCGTAAAAATTCCGTTGTTAAAGAATCAGATCGGTGCTAGTGATGAAGAACGCGTGAGTGCCTCTGTACAACAACTTGAATATGCCTTCGCTAACGGAATAAGCAAACTGATATACCCAAAACAGAAAAAGATCGCGATGATGCGTGGAAATGGCGAATTACCCGATGCCAATATCGCCGATTTCATTAGATCTGTACAGGAATACTATTATGTAGCTCCCTTCACCCTGGATTCTGCTGAAGCAAATCCGGTGAAGACTCTAAACGACCTCAGGAAATATGACCTGGTAATTGAATCTAAACCCACTCAAGCCTATACTGAAAAGGAAAAATATATACTTGATCAATATATCATGGAAGGTGGTAAAATGCTTTGGTTAGCAGAGGTTACCAATATGGAAACGGACAGCCTTCTAAATGAGAAAGGCACTGCATACACCCTACCCAGAGATCTTAATCTTGGTGATTTCTTCTTTTCCTATGGAGTTAGGCTAAACCCCGAATTGGTTAACGACCTTTACTCTGCTCCAATCATTCTTGCTAGCGGTTCGGGAAACAACACCAGATTTAATCCTTACCCATGGTTCTACAGCCCGCTTACAAGTTCACCCAACAACCACCCTATTATCAACAATATTGAGGCTGTTAAATTCGAGTATGCAAACCCGATAGATACTCTTAAGAATGACCTTAAAAAAACAGTTTTACTAAGCAGCTCACCTAAAACAAAACTTGAAGCGGTGCCTTCAAGGATAAGTCTGGAAATGGTTGGTAGAAAACCTGATATGGCGTCCTACAATTCCGGCGAAAAACCACTTGCAGTTTTACTAGAGGGTAAATTCAAATCGGTTTATAAGAACAGGATCAAACCTTTTAATATTAACAAGCCTAAAGAGCTTAGTGAACCCACAAAAATGTTGGTTATTTCTGATGGGGACGTGATTAAAAATGAGGTACAAAAGGGTGAGGCACTGGAATTAGGATTTCAGCGATATACCGGAAACACCTACGGAAATAAGGAATTTCTTTTAAACTCTGTGAATTACCTGCTCGATGATAACGGATTAATAGATATCAGATCCAAGGAGATAAGTCTGGCATTTCTTGATACCGAAAAGGTAGCAGAAAACAGACTGAAATGGCAATTGATCAATCTTATCGGACCACTGCTTGTTTTAGTCCTCTTTGGTATAGCTTTCGGCTTCTACAGAAGGCATAAATACCTAAGATAG
- a CDS encoding DUF294 nucleotidyltransferase-like domain-containing protein: MTNTIAARISDFLSNFPPFSLLEKDQLIKIASVVRVNYYEQGKAIFTKNEKAHDFFYIVHKGAVDLQKVTENQEPETIDKCDEGDVFGLRPLFAGENYQINAVTDEESVVYAIPINEFKPLAISNEQVGNFLMESFASNTRNPYSIDHRGKLISEEEGIGFKKEALFDLHPIPIVKKIVTVSPETSIKKAATLMSKKRVGSVIVVVDKKPVGIVTDVNFREEVVTGNISIDDFISDIMISPVICHSKKITIAQAQLMMMKHNINHICITKDGTPNTKVKGIVSEHDIMVSQGNNPSVLMKAINRANSTSKLNRIRSKIMLLLEGYLKSNIPLTHISKIIFELNDATIKRTIQRCLLKMDTPPPVQFAWMSLGSQGRKEQLLHTDQDNALVFEDVPEEKLEETRAYFLKLATKVTKRLNIIGYDFCPADMMARNPQYCLSTSEWKDQFSKWVTASGNDEILLCQIFFDFDIAFGDSRLTNAISDHIFDILKGNKVFLSKLAAQALRNPSPLGFFRQFLVEQDGENKDFFDIKKRGIMPLTDAGRLLILEHRVKNISNTAERFEKLAQLEPNNKEIYDACAYSSKALIKFRTKQGLLNKDSGRFINLEYLSKEDKIKLKRCFKTIKEIQELIKLRFETTYYL; encoded by the coding sequence ATGACGAATACCATAGCAGCACGAATCTCAGACTTCCTTAGCAACTTCCCCCCTTTTTCTCTGTTGGAAAAAGATCAACTCATCAAAATTGCAAGTGTGGTTCGGGTAAATTATTACGAACAGGGAAAAGCCATTTTCACTAAGAATGAAAAAGCACATGACTTTTTTTATATAGTACATAAGGGGGCGGTAGACCTTCAGAAGGTTACCGAAAATCAGGAACCTGAAACCATCGATAAATGTGATGAAGGTGATGTATTTGGATTAAGACCCCTCTTCGCAGGCGAAAATTATCAGATAAATGCGGTAACAGATGAAGAAAGCGTAGTTTACGCCATTCCTATTAATGAATTTAAACCACTTGCCATAAGTAATGAGCAGGTAGGAAATTTTCTAATGGAAAGTTTCGCCTCCAATACGCGAAATCCATATTCAATTGATCATCGCGGTAAATTAATTTCCGAAGAAGAGGGAATAGGTTTTAAGAAGGAGGCTTTATTTGATCTTCATCCTATTCCTATAGTAAAGAAAATAGTTACGGTTTCTCCCGAGACGAGCATTAAGAAAGCTGCAACTTTAATGAGTAAAAAGCGGGTGGGTTCAGTGATCGTGGTTGTGGATAAAAAACCTGTGGGAATAGTGACCGATGTGAACTTTAGAGAGGAGGTTGTAACCGGTAATATCTCCATCGATGATTTTATAAGCGATATCATGATCTCACCTGTAATATGCCATTCAAAAAAGATCACCATTGCACAGGCTCAGTTGATGATGATGAAGCATAATATTAATCATATTTGTATTACCAAAGACGGGACACCAAATACTAAGGTCAAGGGAATTGTTTCTGAACATGATATAATGGTATCGCAGGGAAATAATCCTTCGGTTTTGATGAAGGCTATAAACAGAGCCAACAGTACCAGCAAATTGAACAGAATACGCAGCAAGATCATGTTGTTGCTGGAAGGCTATTTAAAAAGTAATATACCCCTTACTCATATTTCAAAAATTATCTTTGAACTTAACGACGCAACCATAAAAAGAACTATCCAAAGGTGTCTTTTAAAAATGGACACTCCTCCCCCTGTACAATTTGCATGGATGTCACTGGGAAGTCAGGGAAGAAAAGAGCAATTGCTTCATACAGATCAGGATAATGCTTTGGTATTTGAAGATGTGCCCGAAGAAAAACTGGAAGAAACAAGAGCATATTTCTTAAAGCTTGCCACAAAAGTCACTAAAAGACTCAACATCATAGGTTACGATTTTTGTCCGGCAGATATGATGGCAAGGAATCCGCAATACTGTTTATCTACCAGCGAATGGAAAGATCAGTTTTCTAAATGGGTCACCGCTTCTGGGAATGATGAGATCCTGCTTTGCCAGATATTTTTTGATTTTGATATTGCCTTTGGAGATTCCAGGCTTACCAATGCAATTTCAGATCATATTTTTGATATCCTTAAAGGAAATAAAGTGTTTTTAAGCAAATTAGCGGCACAAGCTCTTCGCAATCCTTCACCATTAGGCTTCTTCAGGCAATTCCTTGTAGAACAGGATGGTGAGAACAAGGACTTTTTCGATATCAAAAAGCGTGGAATCATGCCCCTAACCGATGCCGGAAGATTATTGATCCTTGAACACAGGGTGAAAAACATCAGTAATACGGCTGAAAGATTTGAAAAACTGGCGCAACTCGAGCCCAACAATAAGGAGATCTATGATGCCTGTGCCTATTCTTCAAAGGCCTTGATAAAATTCAGAACCAAACAGGGATTACTTAATAAGGACAGTGGGCGGTTCATCAATCTTGAATATCTAAGCAAGGAAGACAAAATAAAACTGAAACGTTGTTTCAAAACGATAAAGGAAATTCAGGAACTCATTAAATTAAGGTTTGAAACCACCTATTATTTATGA
- a CDS encoding phosphoribosylaminoimidazolesuccinocarboxamide synthase, producing MSNTIIKTDFNFPGQESVYKGKVRDVYSLKNDRLLMIATDRLSAFDVVMPKGIPFKGQILNQIATKMMEKTEDIVPNWLEATPDPNVAVGRKCEPFKVEMVIRGYLSGHAAREYKAGKRELCGVPMPEGMKENDKFPEPIITPATKAEMGEHDEDISREDILKRNIVSEEDYIQLEDYTRKLFQRGTELADKQNLILVDTKYEFGKTSDGQIVLIDEIHTPDSSRYFYKEGYQERQDIGEAQKQLSKEFVRQWLISNGFQGKEGQQVPQMSDEYIQSVSDRYVELYENITGEKFIKSDVSNIESRIQSNVERFLS from the coding sequence ATGAGTAATACAATTATCAAAACCGATTTCAACTTCCCCGGACAGGAATCCGTTTATAAAGGTAAAGTCCGGGATGTATATAGTCTTAAAAATGACCGCTTGCTAATGATCGCAACAGACAGGCTTTCAGCTTTTGATGTTGTGATGCCAAAGGGAATTCCATTTAAGGGGCAGATCTTAAACCAGATCGCTACCAAGATGATGGAGAAGACAGAAGATATCGTTCCTAATTGGCTGGAAGCTACACCAGATCCTAATGTGGCAGTTGGAAGAAAATGCGAACCTTTTAAGGTTGAAATGGTAATTCGCGGATATCTTTCAGGGCATGCAGCAAGGGAATACAAAGCCGGTAAGAGAGAATTATGTGGTGTACCCATGCCGGAGGGGATGAAAGAAAATGATAAATTCCCTGAGCCAATTATCACTCCTGCGACCAAGGCAGAAATGGGGGAACACGATGAAGATATTTCAAGAGAAGATATTCTTAAAAGAAATATTGTTTCTGAAGAGGATTATATTCAGCTGGAAGATTATACCAGGAAATTATTTCAGCGTGGTACCGAATTGGCGGATAAGCAAAACCTAATTTTGGTAGATACTAAATATGAATTTGGTAAAACTTCTGATGGCCAGATCGTTTTGATCGATGAGATCCATACACCCGATTCTTCAAGGTATTTTTATAAGGAAGGTTATCAGGAAAGACAGGATATAGGAGAGGCCCAAAAACAACTTTCCAAGGAATTCGTTAGGCAATGGCTTATTTCTAATGGTTTTCAGGGGAAAGAGGGACAACAGGTGCCCCAAATGAGTGATGAATATATTCAATCGGTTTCGGACAGATATGTTGAACTTTATGAAAATATTACTGGTGAAAAATTCATCAAATCTGATGTATCCAATATCGAATCTCGTATACAGTCTAATGTTGAGAGATTCTTGAGCTAG